Proteins encoded within one genomic window of Tolypothrix bouteillei VB521301:
- a CDS encoding HAMP domain-containing methyl-accepting chemotaxis protein, with the protein MLSNTFKNQSLQGRIMTSFILMGILILIVAVVGLFATFRLSSNINTLSNNSLPSIVGLWKVNEGQTQIESSERALLIPGQTLQERQTELERIKNAWKQINEGFKQYEETPRSEEEDRNYKKLLDNWDKWKNNHEEFLRIERQFESMEILNPYAKEMELWRQGKGTSPEMTEIQKAVTAFDQMRERVKGNRNSFEAATTSLLESIRINEDTASKADKSSEDDISQSRFATIIAILIGPAIAIFFGKYFSNIIAKPLGAKIAGVVDVAQRISGGDLTTQIQLSEQEDEIGKLQRAFHTMSKDLNALIRRVQQSGVQITTSTTQIAASGKELEATVAEQLASTKEVTTTAREIAVTSKGLVKTMEQVADMAQATAIAASDSQDELAEMESVMRQLAEATTSITSKLGIMNKKAGNINNVVVTITKVADQTSILSLNAAIEAEKAGEYGAGFAVVAREIRRLANQTAVATLEIEQIVKDMQSAVAGGVMEMDKFNNSVSSSVDRIGKISNQIGAVIHQVQSLPPQFEQVSQSVEEQSFGAHQISEAMAQLTEASHQTVDALRETNSALEQLDDAAQALRGEISRFKVQS; encoded by the coding sequence ATGTTAAGCAATACATTTAAAAATCAATCCTTGCAAGGTCGAATCATGACCTCCTTCATTTTGATGGGTATATTAATTCTCATTGTAGCTGTGGTAGGCTTGTTTGCCACATTTCGTCTGAGTAGCAATATTAATACATTAAGTAATAACAGTTTACCCAGTATAGTTGGATTGTGGAAAGTCAATGAAGGTCAAACGCAAATAGAATCCTCAGAAAGAGCTTTATTAATTCCAGGACAAACATTACAAGAACGGCAAACTGAATTGGAAAGAATCAAAAATGCTTGGAAACAAATTAATGAGGGCTTTAAGCAATACGAAGAGACACCTCGAAGTGAAGAAGAAGATAGAAACTATAAGAAATTGTTAGACAACTGGGATAAATGGAAAAACAACCATGAGGAATTTCTCAGAATTGAACGACAGTTTGAAAGTATGGAAATTCTCAATCCTTATGCTAAAGAAATGGAACTTTGGCGTCAAGGAAAAGGAACTTCACCAGAAATGACAGAAATTCAAAAAGCAGTGACGGCTTTCGACCAAATGCGCGAGCGCGTAAAAGGAAATCGCAATTCTTTTGAAGCAGCCACTACATCACTTTTAGAATCAATCAGAATTAATGAGGACACGGCTTCAAAAGCTGATAAATCGTCTGAAGATGATATCAGCCAATCACGATTCGCAACCATTATTGCCATATTGATTGGACCTGCGATCGCTATCTTCTTTGGCAAATATTTCAGCAATATCATTGCCAAACCTTTGGGAGCTAAGATTGCAGGAGTTGTGGATGTTGCTCAAAGAATATCAGGTGGCGATCTCACCACACAAATTCAACTTTCCGAACAAGAAGACGAGATTGGCAAGCTGCAAAGAGCTTTTCACACCATGAGTAAAGACTTGAACGCTCTGATTCGTCGCGTTCAACAATCAGGGGTACAAATTACAACCTCTACAACTCAAATTGCTGCTTCTGGAAAAGAATTGGAGGCTACAGTTGCAGAACAACTCGCATCAACCAAAGAAGTCACAACAACAGCTCGTGAAATTGCTGTCACCTCTAAAGGACTTGTGAAAACAATGGAGCAAGTTGCAGATATGGCTCAAGCCACTGCGATCGCAGCGAGTGATAGCCAAGATGAACTTGCAGAGATGGAAAGCGTGATGCGACAGCTTGCAGAAGCAACCACCTCCATTACTTCAAAGCTGGGCATCATGAATAAAAAAGCTGGTAACATTAATAACGTTGTCGTTACCATCACCAAAGTTGCCGACCAGACCAGCATTCTATCTTTGAATGCAGCCATTGAAGCAGAAAAAGCAGGAGAATACGGAGCAGGCTTTGCTGTCGTAGCACGAGAAATCCGACGCCTTGCCAATCAAACTGCAGTCGCCACTTTAGAAATCGAGCAGATTGTCAAAGATATGCAATCAGCTGTAGCTGGTGGAGTGATGGAAATGGATAAATTCAACAATTCTGTCAGCAGTAGTGTTGACCGGATTGGCAAGATTAGCAACCAGATTGGTGCAGTCATTCATCAAGTGCAGAGTTTACCTCCCCAGTTTGAACAAGTCAGTCAAAGCGTAGAAGAACAATCTTTTGGGGCGCACCAAATTAGCGAAGCCATGGCGCAATTGACAGAAGCATCCCATCAAACAGTAGATGCTTTACGCGAAACCAATAGCGCCTTAGAGCAATTAGATGATGCCGCCCAAGCATTACGAGGAGAAATTTCTCGCTTTAAAGTACAAAGTTAG
- a CDS encoding chemotaxis protein CheW yields MLNDCWNQIGVMGDRSCSELKTVIHCHDCPVYAAVGDSLLERDPPLNYMDEWMNILSETPVDEETESNEAIIRTEEAISIVIFRLARERLAFPVVILQEVTHPCVIQPLPHRSNELFLGLVNIRGETLLCASLSYLLNLQTTEETSHDIKRMIVAGQGNDKWVFPVDEVHGIYRFHSQELRDAPVVITKATQGYTKGIIHWQGEKVNYLDSELLFYTLNHKIL; encoded by the coding sequence ATGTTAAATGATTGCTGGAATCAAATTGGAGTCATGGGCGATCGCTCCTGTAGCGAATTAAAAACCGTAATTCACTGCCATGACTGTCCTGTTTACGCCGCCGTAGGCGATAGTTTGCTAGAACGAGATCCCCCACTCAACTACATGGATGAGTGGATGAATATTCTCTCAGAAACACCCGTTGATGAAGAAACCGAAAGCAATGAAGCGATTATCAGGACAGAGGAAGCCATTTCCATCGTCATCTTTCGACTTGCTCGGGAGCGATTGGCTTTTCCAGTGGTCATTTTGCAAGAAGTGACTCATCCATGCGTGATTCAACCTCTACCCCACCGGAGCAACGAGTTATTTTTAGGATTGGTGAACATTCGTGGGGAAACATTACTTTGTGCTTCTCTCAGTTACCTGCTGAATCTGCAAACAACAGAAGAAACTTCTCACGATATCAAACGAATGATCGTAGCAGGACAAGGGAACGACAAATGGGTTTTTCCAGTTGATGAAGTTCATGGAATTTACCGCTTTCACTCTCAGGAGTTACGGGATGCTCCCGTTGTGATTACTAAAGCTACTCAAGGTTATACCAAAGGAATCATTCATTGGCAGGGAGAAAAAGTGAATTATCTGGACTCTGAATTGTTGTTTTACACTCTCAATCACAAAATTTTGTAG
- a CDS encoding hybrid sensor histidine kinase/response regulator, producing MNEYSVMDLFRQEIQAQVTIFRETLEILRTQPFSMTELEQATQAAHSVWGTARLVELEVASDLAQVMKQCFMAAQDKTVTLGEEQIELLLHASDLLLSMSKAADGDFKQWLSDYSWDLATTQKAISILPTVNVLQLEDIHAVNVLKIEIKTAQLDTTDSVNALPSETPVPPSDATHSVTTLTGDDDGSMMDLFRLEAEAQITVMNEGLLALESNPHSAQVLETLMRAAHSIKGSARIVALDAVVNLAHVMEDCFVAAQNKTITLDSDRVDVLLQAVDLLQGISEVSNADLHQWLANNEAAFERMRVSVETILNPKAAPLLIQENTSNAPVPVSSLLGTELNPDSALVVVNQSPPPAQVMVQERSELTAPSSSASEQIAVQDRVVRVSAENLNRIMGLAGESLIEANWLQPHADSMMSLKWRLVELSRTLEHLQDALDRGAYQQDGKEYLEEARQREQECLDFLSDRLNELELYAQRTANLSDRLYREVITSHMRPFADGVQSFPRMIRDLARKLNKQVNLEIVGKATSVDRDILKKLEAPLTHILRNAVDHGIELPEERAATGKPSAGTIRLEAFHRGGMLAITIADDGQGIDPEQLRQKVINKNLTTAEIATQLSISELMEFLFLPGFSTAKQVTEISGRGVGLDIAKSMAQEVGGTVRAVSQKGLGTSFHFQLPLTLSVVRTLLVEISGRPYAIPLARIGHIITVERSDVSDVENKQYFTMNQKNIGLIAAHQILELSEPSPTSGPLSVVVVSDRDDTYGLVVDKFLGEHDLVVRPLDPRLGKVPDISATSLLSDGSPVLIVDVSDIVRSMDAILNAGQLTKVGVVTAEEMANKRKKILVVDDSITVREMERKLLENRGYQVDVAVNGMEGWSAVRTNHYDLVISDIDMPRMNGIELVRQIKNHPRLHSLPTIVMSYRDREEDRLQGLEAGANYYLTKSSFHDDTLINAVVDLIGR from the coding sequence ATGAATGAATACTCCGTAATGGATCTGTTTCGTCAAGAGATTCAAGCTCAGGTGACAATCTTTCGGGAAACTCTTGAGATACTAAGAACGCAGCCCTTTTCCATGACAGAACTCGAACAAGCAACTCAAGCAGCTCATTCAGTATGGGGAACTGCTCGACTTGTAGAGTTGGAGGTTGCTTCTGACTTGGCGCAAGTTATGAAGCAGTGTTTTATGGCTGCTCAAGATAAAACTGTAACGCTTGGTGAAGAGCAGATCGAGCTTTTACTTCATGCTAGCGATTTACTTTTGAGTATGAGCAAAGCAGCAGATGGAGATTTCAAGCAATGGCTCTCAGATTATTCTTGGGATTTAGCCACGACTCAAAAGGCAATTTCAATCTTACCGACTGTAAATGTACTACAATTAGAGGACATTCATGCTGTAAATGTACTGAAAATTGAAATAAAGACAGCACAATTAGATACAACGGATTCTGTAAATGCATTGCCTAGCGAGACTCCCGTACCGCCATCAGATGCAACTCATTCTGTAACGACCCTAACAGGCGATGATGATGGTTCAATGATGGATCTGTTTCGTTTGGAAGCAGAAGCGCAAATTACTGTCATGAATGAAGGGCTGTTAGCCCTAGAAAGCAATCCTCACTCAGCACAAGTATTGGAAACATTAATGCGAGCCGCTCACTCAATTAAAGGGTCTGCTCGAATCGTTGCACTTGATGCGGTGGTTAACTTGGCTCATGTTATGGAAGATTGCTTTGTAGCAGCGCAAAATAAAACCATAACTTTAGATTCCGACCGAGTTGATGTACTGCTCCAAGCAGTAGATTTATTGCAAGGCATCAGCGAGGTGAGCAATGCAGATTTACATCAATGGCTGGCTAACAATGAAGCAGCTTTTGAACGGATGCGAGTCTCTGTAGAGACTATTTTAAATCCCAAAGCGGCACCTTTACTTATCCAAGAGAACACTTCTAACGCTCCCGTTCCTGTTTCATCTCTACTGGGAACTGAATTAAATCCCGATTCAGCGCTTGTTGTGGTGAACCAATCTCCACCACCTGCTCAAGTAATGGTTCAGGAGCGTTCGGAATTGACTGCTCCTTCTAGTTCTGCATCCGAACAGATTGCTGTTCAAGATAGAGTGGTGCGGGTCAGTGCTGAAAATTTGAACCGGATTATGGGTTTGGCGGGGGAGTCATTGATTGAAGCGAACTGGTTGCAACCTCATGCAGATTCTATGATGTCTCTCAAATGGCGTCTTGTCGAACTTTCTAGAACTTTAGAACATTTGCAAGATGCTCTTGACAGAGGAGCATATCAACAAGATGGGAAGGAATACTTGGAGGAGGCGCGACAACGGGAGCAAGAATGTCTTGATTTTTTGAGCGATCGCCTCAACGAATTGGAGCTTTATGCTCAACGAACTGCTAATCTCTCGGATCGTCTTTATCGGGAAGTTATTACTTCCCACATGCGCCCCTTTGCTGATGGCGTACAGAGTTTTCCACGCATGATTCGCGACTTAGCACGCAAGCTGAACAAGCAGGTAAATTTAGAAATTGTTGGTAAAGCAACATCGGTGGATCGCGACATTCTTAAAAAACTGGAAGCACCTCTGACTCACATTCTCAGGAATGCTGTGGATCACGGAATTGAACTTCCAGAGGAACGTGCTGCTACAGGAAAACCAAGTGCAGGTACAATCCGTTTGGAAGCTTTCCATCGAGGAGGTATGTTAGCAATTACTATTGCTGACGATGGTCAAGGTATAGATCCAGAGCAGTTGCGCCAGAAAGTTATTAATAAAAACCTGACAACGGCTGAGATAGCAACTCAACTCTCAATTAGCGAACTGATGGAGTTCCTGTTTTTACCAGGATTTTCCACAGCAAAACAGGTGACTGAAATTTCCGGGCGTGGTGTTGGGTTAGATATTGCCAAGAGTATGGCGCAAGAAGTCGGTGGAACGGTGCGTGCTGTTTCTCAAAAAGGATTGGGAACAAGTTTCCACTTTCAATTACCTTTGACACTCTCTGTTGTTCGCACGCTACTAGTTGAAATTTCTGGAAGACCTTATGCCATTCCCTTAGCTAGAATTGGTCACATTATCACAGTGGAACGTTCAGATGTTTCTGATGTCGAGAATAAACAATATTTCACGATGAATCAGAAAAATATTGGTTTGATTGCTGCTCATCAGATTCTAGAACTCAGCGAACCCTCACCCACGTCCGGACCACTTTCGGTGGTTGTGGTTAGCGATCGCGATGATACCTATGGATTGGTCGTCGATAAATTTCTCGGCGAACACGATTTGGTTGTCAGACCTCTAGATCCCCGCTTGGGGAAAGTTCCCGATATCAGTGCAACATCCTTACTCAGCGATGGGTCACCAGTTCTGATTGTGGATGTCTCGGACATAGTGCGCTCGATGGATGCCATTCTGAATGCAGGACAACTGACCAAAGTTGGTGTTGTCACAGCAGAAGAAATGGCAAACAAGCGTAAGAAAATTTTAGTCGTTGATGATTCTATTACGGTAAGAGAAATGGAGCGCAAGTTGTTGGAGAACCGGGGTTATCAAGTGGATGTTGCTGTTAATGGTATGGAAGGATGGAGCGCTGTTCGCACCAACCATTACGACTTGGTCATCAGCGATATTGATATGCCACGAATGAATGGAATTGAACTCGTTCGGCAAATCAAGAATCATCCCCGCCTGCACTCTCTACCTACCATCGTTATGTCCTACCGAGACCGGGAGGAAGACCGCCTTCAAGGCTTAGAAGCAGGTGCAAATTACTACTTGACAAAAAGTAGTTTTCATGATGATACGCTGATAAATGCTGTTGTCGATTTAATAGGTCGTTAA
- a CDS encoding chemotaxis response regulator protein-glutamate methylesterase, whose protein sequence is MRIAIVNDLAIAVAALQRVLLKVPDYQVIWVARDGAEAVAKCKQDTPDLILMDLVMPVMDGVEATRQIVQNFSCAVLIVTVSAEQNVAKVYEAMGYGALDAVDTPVLGQESAQTANQLLTKISRIRKLLKVSPTNTKPSVRSPQLERRNNLVSGTSLIAIGSSTGGPKALASILSKLPANFPAAIAIVQHVDADFSAGFVEWLNQQTALPVRLAIAGDRLQAGTVLVAGTNDHLYLKPDLTLSYIKEPINYPYRPSVDVFFKSLAQHWTRQGIAVLLTGMGRDGALGLSALKTQGWHTIAQDKASCVVYGMPKAAVELDAAVEILSPDAIGSALTSSPYLKSKI, encoded by the coding sequence ATGAGAATTGCCATCGTTAACGACTTAGCCATTGCTGTAGCGGCGCTCCAAAGAGTCTTGTTAAAAGTTCCCGATTATCAAGTTATCTGGGTTGCTCGTGATGGAGCCGAAGCAGTTGCCAAATGCAAACAAGATACACCAGATCTAATCTTAATGGATCTGGTGATGCCTGTGATGGATGGGGTAGAAGCAACTCGTCAGATCGTGCAAAACTTTTCTTGTGCGGTTCTGATTGTGACGGTGAGTGCAGAGCAAAATGTTGCCAAAGTCTACGAAGCAATGGGTTATGGCGCACTTGATGCTGTTGATACTCCAGTCTTAGGTCAAGAAAGCGCTCAGACAGCAAACCAGTTATTAACGAAAATTTCCAGAATCCGCAAACTGCTGAAAGTCTCTCCCACAAATACAAAGCCATCTGTTCGATCTCCTCAGTTAGAGCGGCGTAACAATCTCGTGTCTGGAACCTCTTTAATTGCTATTGGTTCTTCAACAGGCGGACCGAAAGCACTCGCCTCGATTTTGTCAAAGTTACCCGCCAATTTTCCTGCAGCGATCGCCATTGTTCAGCACGTTGATGCCGATTTTTCAGCAGGATTTGTGGAGTGGTTAAACCAACAAACAGCATTGCCGGTGAGATTAGCCATTGCAGGCGATCGTTTGCAAGCGGGGACAGTTCTCGTTGCTGGTACAAACGACCACCTGTATTTAAAGCCGGACTTAACCCTCAGTTACATCAAAGAACCGATAAATTATCCTTACCGTCCATCTGTTGATGTCTTTTTCAAAAGTCTCGCCCAACACTGGACGCGTCAGGGAATTGCTGTGCTGTTAACGGGAATGGGAAGAGACGGTGCTCTTGGCTTAAGTGCCTTGAAAACTCAAGGTTGGCATACTATTGCCCAAGACAAAGCAAGTTGTGTGGTGTATGGAATGCCCAAAGCGGCGGTTGAGTTAGATGCAGCTGTAGAAATTTTATCCCCTGATGCCATCGGCTCTGCACTCACTTCTAGCCCTTATTTAAAATCCAAAATCTAA
- a CDS encoding response regulator, giving the protein MDEQITVLLIDDQSIIGEAISRMLAPEKDIVFHYCSDPTQAIKVAKDSQPTVILQDLVMPQMQGLLLVKFLRSKDAPTCNIPLIVLSSKEEPVIKAKAFELGANDYLVKLPDRMELIARIRYHSKAYINFLKRLEAEALFKAEILRQAAYIEQVDKVTSAASDVERDAFQPEALAEVTKRSDELGQLARVFTNMVKTVKTREKELTSANAQLESLLKAYGRFVPHEYLRFLRKQTITDVQLGDHVSKIMAVMFSDIRSFTTISETMTPQDNFNFVNAYCKRVSPEIRSHYGLIVKFLGDGMMAVFPEGADDAVASGVAKLKRVQEYNKERAVKGYFPLHIGIGIHVGHVMLGMVGEENRMQGDALSDTVNLTARLEGLTKFYGVSMLISEQVLRHLSSPEKYQIRFLDRVIVKGRTEAIAVYEVLDAEIEEVQIRKLQTQSEFERGLESYKNGELELAKTYFEKVLAIHPLDKTAMLYLERVQTLQERGVPNNWNGVWTFTEK; this is encoded by the coding sequence ATGGACGAGCAAATCACTGTATTACTTATTGACGACCAATCCATCATCGGTGAAGCCATTTCTCGAATGCTCGCTCCCGAAAAGGATATTGTGTTTCATTACTGTAGCGATCCGACCCAAGCAATTAAAGTCGCCAAAGATTCCCAACCAACTGTTATTCTGCAAGATTTGGTTATGCCACAAATGCAAGGGCTGCTGTTGGTAAAATTTCTGCGTTCCAAAGATGCACCCACTTGCAATATTCCTCTCATTGTGCTGTCTAGTAAAGAAGAACCTGTTATCAAAGCCAAAGCATTTGAACTTGGGGCAAATGATTATTTAGTCAAACTACCCGATCGCATGGAGTTAATTGCTCGCATTCGCTATCACTCAAAAGCTTACATTAACTTTCTCAAGCGATTGGAAGCGGAAGCCCTCTTCAAAGCTGAAATTCTCCGTCAAGCAGCATATATAGAGCAGGTTGATAAGGTAACATCTGCAGCGAGTGATGTAGAACGAGATGCTTTTCAACCAGAGGCTCTTGCAGAAGTTACCAAACGCAGCGATGAACTCGGACAGCTAGCAAGAGTCTTTACCAACATGGTGAAAACCGTCAAAACACGGGAAAAAGAGCTAACAAGTGCCAACGCTCAGTTAGAGTCTTTGTTAAAAGCTTACGGGCGGTTTGTACCTCACGAATATTTGCGGTTTTTACGCAAACAAACGATTACGGATGTGCAACTGGGCGACCACGTCAGCAAAATAATGGCGGTTATGTTCAGCGACATTCGCTCCTTCACAACCATTTCTGAGACTATGACACCCCAGGACAATTTTAATTTTGTCAATGCTTATTGCAAGCGTGTCAGCCCTGAAATTCGCTCTCACTACGGTCTTATTGTTAAATTTTTAGGTGATGGGATGATGGCTGTGTTTCCTGAAGGGGCTGATGATGCGGTGGCATCTGGAGTTGCCAAACTCAAACGGGTTCAAGAATATAATAAAGAACGTGCGGTGAAAGGTTATTTTCCCCTCCATATAGGCATAGGGATTCATGTCGGGCATGTGATGTTAGGTATGGTGGGTGAAGAAAACCGGATGCAGGGGGATGCTTTGTCCGACACTGTTAACCTGACAGCTCGCTTGGAAGGGCTGACGAAATTTTATGGTGTGTCAATGCTGATCTCCGAGCAAGTGCTGCGTCATCTTAGTAGCCCAGAAAAGTATCAGATTCGGTTTTTGGATCGGGTAATTGTCAAGGGACGGACGGAAGCGATCGCCGTTTATGAAGTCCTCGATGCAGAAATTGAAGAAGTTCAAATCCGAAAACTGCAAACACAATCAGAGTTTGAGCGAGGTTTGGAATCCTACAAGAACGGTGAGTTAGAACTAGCAAAAACGTATTTTGAAAAAGTACTTGCTATCCATCCTTTAGATAAGACAGCGATGCTTTATTTAGAACGGGTGCAAACATTGCAGGAAAGAGGAGTTCCTAACAACTGGAATGGCGTGTGGACATTTACTGAGAAATGA